The Daphnia carinata strain CSIRO-1 chromosome 1, CSIRO_AGI_Dcar_HiC_V3, whole genome shotgun sequence sequence AGTGCCCACTGGATGGAATGAAATTAAACTTTAATTCAAAGAATTTCCACCAGTAAATGCATTGATGGGCAAAATCAGGGGATAATAATTTTCCCTGGTTTACTCTGTTACCTTTTCAATTAATCTCTTTCACTCCCAGTTCATAATAGGTGGATGTAGTGGGGTATGTAACATTCCCAGCTTGGAATCAATGGGCTCACAATTTGATGTCAATGATCTATGCTTCAAATGTATCAGAGttatcaatacaatttattctaCATCGTAATTTGTGTACTCCATTCTCCAGTTGATTAAAGCAGTATAAAAACATAATAACTTCAATCAACAGTTTACTTGCCATTGGTAGTTTCATTACCAGCTTCTTTAAGACGATGCTTCTTGGGGATTCCTGTAAGTCTGAACTGCCTCCTTTCTTTAAGATAGATGTCTTCACATTCTTTCTTGAAGCCTTCATCTTGATACCATCTAGCCTGACATTCTTGCATGAGGGTATTCTCTTTTCGACATGTATATGCCATTAGCAAACTGCTAGCTGCACAACATTTTGTAAATTCTGCCACTTCAGCTAcacatttttccttcttggCTCTTTCTCTCATAATTTTGGGAATCAGAACTTCTTTTTCGACAATCCTCAAACTTCTGTCATTTGGATCTCCTATATTATGGAAACCAAAGTAATGAAATATTGATGTTCACATGTATAACTGTTTCATTGATTGTATAATACCTAGTCCATGTGGATCTGTCCTTTGTGAATTGTGGCTTTCATCCTGGGTAGGCATGATgatacttctttttttttcgtgacctATGTGCTGAAAGATTAAAAATACACAGAAATCTCAATTAGACAATGGTTAAGTTTGAAAACATAACATTGCTGTGTACTTCAGAAGCTCAAGGCCTAGTGGCTTTCCAACGATGCAAAAATATGTAGCAGACTCTCGAGATAGTGTCATACCACTCATGGTACTGTACTATTTCTATACTCACTATGTCCATAGGCTAAAACCTTCTCAACGACGTAAACCTCTGCTCACAACTTCTTAAttagaaaaactattttttttctttccttattgACTTAGTAAACTAGTAGTAAACTAGTAGCTaataaattttgttaaatacATGATTCGCCTGTTACCTAATAGATGACGACCATTGAGTATCCTGTTGGTAACGTCGTCTGCTGCTTCACATGTTGACATGTGAGAATTTAGTCACGTCGTAACTGTTTTCTCACATTTAACAATGTCACAAAACTCACAATACAAAGAGGAACAATTGGGCGAGATTTTCTCCTTGGAATCCATTTACCCTGATGAATTGGAGGGTAACTACTTGTTATTGGTAATGTAAAATATGTGTTTACGAAATTattatttgcaatttttcaGTTCTGGAAGAGGAACCATTTCACCAGTTTAAGCTACATGTGAAATCGGAAGGTcacgatgaagaagaaggaatCGGTTATGCCTGCGATTTAAAGTTTACTTACACACCAACATACCCTGAAGAAATTCCTGTGATTGAGATAATGGATGACCTAGGGTTGGATGACGAGCAGTTAGAAAGGCTAAAAGATCGTCTTGAAAAGGAAGCAGAAGACAATCTAGGCATGGTGATGTAAGACAACAGCCAttaacttttaaaatattcaaatgcaTAACAATCATTGGTTTTTAAATTCCAGGATCTTTTCGTTAGTCTCAACTGCCAATGAATGGTTGAATAATGAATGGGATGCTGAGCTTCGTCATCGGGATGAGgaagcagaaagaaaaatatttgaagcTGAAGAAgcagagaaaaataaatgtcatGGTACTGCAGTTACTGTAGAAAATTTCCTAAGATGGAAAGCCGAATTTGATGCTGAAATTGCTGCCCTGAAGAAACCAGAGCGAGAAGATAAAGATAAGAAACTTACAGGAAGGGAGCTGTTTATGGTTGACAAGTCCATGATTGAAtctgatttgaaatttttggaAGATGGTGGAGAAGTGGTCAGGGTGGATGAATCACTTTTCCAAGATTTAGAGGATCTTGGTCTAGATGATGAGCTTGTGTCTGATGGCAGTGATTAAAATGTAATGAAAACAtgtcttgtttcatttgaagTTTTCCTAAATGTTTTGGAACAACTTATTTCTCTTAACAGTTGGCTATCCTTACATTTTATAGAATTATCAACACGTTTCATTGACTTTGACATACGCTTTAAGGAAGCTATTGCGGTATCAAAGCGATAAAAATGAACCAACCGCCAACGATTACTAACCTTTTTAACTCGAATGACTCGAGTGCAGGATATAGTATTTTACTGTTGGTTTTTTTAATCACGTTTTTCTCACAACTCGATTCCTCATAACTCAAAACTAGTTCATCCATTTTATACGACAAGAAAATTACTCAAAACGCAAATTGTAATCGGGCAATTCTGTGTATTGTAATGATCGACACAAAACCACCACTGGAAGGTCGATGGTACTGACCGTACCAGCATTCGGTATTAACGGTTCGATTTAGCAACTCGCTCCAATTCATCCTTTTTCTTGATCGCGTATGAATTGCTTGATCcctgaaccaaaaaaaatagaaagttaCTGTAAGAAGAGTTTGTGAATGAAAATCTTTCCCCTACCTTAGCAGCGTTGATGAGTTCATCAGCGAGACATTCGGCGATCGTCTTGATGTTTCTGAAGGCGGCCTCTCGGGCACCAGTGCACAACAACCAGATAGCCTAATTCAAAGGTGAAGACATTAAATACTTCATAAATAACGACGTCAAACTAAACGCACCTGGTTGACGCGACGAAGAGGGGAAACGTCGACTGCCTGACGGCGCACAGTACCAGCACGACCGATACGAGTGGAATCCTCACGAGGTCCAGAATTGATGATGGCGTTCACAAGGACTTGCAGAGGG is a genomic window containing:
- the LOC130691093 gene encoding COX assembly mitochondrial protein homolog, with the translated sequence MPTQDESHNSQRTDPHGLGDPNDRSLRIVEKEVLIPKIMRERAKKEKCVAEVAEFTKCCAASSLLMAYTCRKENTLMQECQARWYQDEGFKKECEDIYLKERRQFRLTGIPKKHRLKEAGNETTNGK
- the LOC130690994 gene encoding RWD domain-containing protein 1-like → MSQNSQYKEEQLGEIFSLESIYPDELEVLEEEPFHQFKLHVKSEGHDEEEGIGYACDLKFTYTPTYPEEIPVIEIMDDLGLDDEQLERLKDRLEKEAEDNLGMVMIFSLVSTANEWLNNEWDAELRHRDEEAERKIFEAEEAEKNKCHGTAVTVENFLRWKAEFDAEIAALKKPEREDKDKKLTGRELFMVDKSMIESDLKFLEDGGEVVRVDESLFQDLEDLGLDDELVSDGSD